The Synechococcales cyanobacterium T60_A2020_003 genome includes a region encoding these proteins:
- a CDS encoding UDP-N-acetylglucosamine 2-epimerase — protein sequence MPSPIRLCIILGTRPEAIKLAPVIQQFRQAPAFDTRVILTGQHREMVAQVMELFDLTADHDLAIMQHGQTLTDITCRSLQGLEQLYKEIQPQFVIVQGDTTTAFAAALAAFYQQIPVGHVEAGLRTDD from the coding sequence ATGCCATCTCCAATCCGCCTTTGCATCATTCTGGGTACCCGTCCCGAAGCGATTAAGCTGGCTCCCGTTATCCAGCAATTTCGGCAAGCGCCCGCTTTCGATACGCGGGTCATCCTCACGGGGCAACACCGGGAAATGGTGGCGCAGGTCATGGAGCTATTTGACCTGACGGCAGATCACGACCTGGCAATCATGCAGCATGGGCAGACCTTGACCGACATCACCTGCCGCAGTTTGCAAGGCTTGGAGCAACTGTACAAAGAGATTCAGCCCCAGTTTGTGATCGTTCAAGGGGATACGACAACGGCCTTTGCCGCTGCCCTGGCCGCGTTCTACCAGCAAATTCCCGTGGGGCACGTTGAAGCCGGACTCCGCACCGATGAC